One window of the Deltaproteobacteria bacterium genome contains the following:
- a CDS encoding PAS domain S-box protein gives MTVRRRAEEKFRRSEEGFRRAFEHAPLGILLLDGQGRIERANRAVCAMLGYSEEELLGRVVTELIHPEDRPASERMRARVVGGEVDDVRVERRALSRDGRVLSLEVRSSVQRHADGSVEIIITQVVDVTAQREREAALRDSQTRLQTIFDEAPIGMALIAPGGELLQVNRALARMLGRSVAALARLTAPDIVHPDDLPGTRARVEAALAGGEGTIQGESRYVRPDGSLVWGTYQSCLVHDSDGRPRYFVSQVVDVTERKLAENALRDSEARYRGLVELSQDLIVRMDLAGNLTFVNDAWCAKFGRGRAEALGQSVLPRILPSDQARTAEALRALARPPHRLRTEIRQETVEGLRWMEWEGCGIFAEDGTVIELQGIGRDVTQAHEAEEGLRVSEARYRSLVESQGAVVLRLDLDHRITFVNDYGWRLIGLPREAMLGRDVLEWVDAEDREAVRATLARELEPPHRACMECRIPIGGEVRWFQWEGMLIFDERGAPIELQSVGFDVTERRAAADALRSSLEELRQSQEKLRLLAQRQAAVREEERKRVGFDLHDGVCQELIGVAIMVESVRSRHAAALGAAASDLRRVAAYLNEVVEHLRILAGELRPMLLHDLGLEGSLRSLALGLGGDGTKVEAVFRTAVPRLDEATEVAIYRIAQEALANALRHAHARTVELEVAAVADRLRLTVRDDGRGFEPDHCRSAALGLLSMEERALALGGRLEVRSTPGRGTVVSLECPLGAPAAADRG, from the coding sequence GTGACCGTCCGGCGCCGCGCCGAGGAGAAGTTCCGACGGAGCGAGGAAGGGTTCCGGCGCGCCTTCGAGCACGCGCCGCTCGGGATCCTCCTGCTCGATGGCCAGGGCCGGATCGAGCGGGCGAACCGCGCCGTCTGCGCGATGCTGGGATACAGCGAGGAGGAGCTTCTCGGGCGGGTCGTGACGGAGCTCATCCATCCCGAGGACCGGCCGGCGAGCGAGCGCATGCGGGCGCGCGTAGTCGGGGGCGAGGTCGACGATGTCAGGGTGGAGCGGCGCGCGCTCAGCCGAGACGGCCGGGTGCTCTCGCTCGAGGTGCGGAGCAGCGTGCAGCGCCACGCGGATGGGAGCGTCGAGATCATCATCACGCAGGTGGTCGACGTCACCGCCCAGCGCGAGCGCGAGGCGGCGCTGCGCGACAGCCAGACCCGCTTGCAGACGATCTTCGACGAAGCGCCGATCGGCATGGCGCTGATCGCGCCGGGGGGCGAGCTGCTCCAGGTGAACCGCGCGCTCGCGCGGATGCTCGGACGCTCGGTTGCGGCGCTCGCGCGGCTCACGGCCCCCGACATCGTGCACCCCGACGACCTCCCCGGGACGCGCGCTCGCGTCGAGGCGGCGCTCGCGGGCGGGGAGGGAACGATCCAGGGCGAGTCGCGCTACGTCCGGCCCGACGGATCCCTGGTCTGGGGCACCTATCAGAGCTGCCTCGTCCACGACTCGGATGGCAGGCCGCGTTACTTCGTCTCCCAGGTCGTCGACGTCACTGAGCGGAAGCTCGCCGAGAACGCGCTGCGCGACAGCGAGGCGCGCTATCGCGGCCTGGTCGAGCTTTCCCAGGACCTGATCGTGCGGATGGATCTCGCCGGCAACCTCACCTTCGTGAACGATGCCTGGTGCGCGAAGTTCGGTCGCGGGCGCGCGGAGGCGCTCGGCCAGAGCGTCCTGCCGCGCATCCTGCCGAGCGACCAGGCGCGCACGGCCGAAGCGCTGCGGGCCCTCGCCCGGCCGCCCCACCGGCTCCGGACCGAGATCCGGCAGGAGACGGTCGAGGGCCTGCGCTGGATGGAGTGGGAGGGCTGCGGCATCTTCGCCGAGGACGGCACGGTGATCGAGCTTCAGGGCATCGGCCGCGACGTCACCCAAGCTCACGAAGCGGAGGAGGGCCTGCGCGTCAGCGAGGCCCGCTATCGCAGCCTCGTCGAGTCGCAGGGGGCGGTCGTGCTGCGCCTCGATCTCGATCACCGCATTACGTTCGTGAACGACTACGGTTGGCGCCTGATCGGACTGCCGCGCGAGGCCATGCTCGGACGCGACGTCCTGGAGTGGGTCGACGCGGAGGACCGCGAGGCCGTGCGCGCCACGCTCGCACGCGAGCTCGAGCCGCCACACCGCGCCTGCATGGAGTGCCGGATTCCCATCGGCGGCGAGGTCCGTTGGTTCCAATGGGAAGGGATGCTGATCTTCGACGAGCGCGGCGCGCCGATCGAGCTGCAGTCGGTCGGCTTCGACGTGACGGAGCGGCGGGCGGCCGCGGATGCGCTGCGGTCGTCGCTCGAGGAGCTCCGGCAGAGCCAGGAGAAGCTGCGGCTCCTCGCGCAGCGCCAGGCCGCCGTCCGCGAGGAGGAGCGCAAGCGGGTCGGTTTCGACCTCCACGACGGGGTATGCCAGGAGCTCATCGGCGTCGCGATCATGGTCGAGTCGGTGCGGAGCCGACACGCGGCCGCGCTCGGCGCCGCGGCGAGCGACCTGCGCCGCGTCGCCGCCTACCTGAACGAGGTCGTGGAGCACCTGCGGATTCTCGCCGGCGAGCTCCGGCCGATGCTGCTGCACGACCTCGGCCTCGAGGGCAGTCTGCGCTCGCTGGCGCTCGGCCTCGGCGGCGACGGAACGAAGGTCGAGGCCGTCTTCCGCACGGCGGTGCCCCGGCTGGACGAGGCGACCGAGGTGGCCATCTACCGGATCGCCCAGGAGGCCCTGGCGAACGCGCTCCGCCACGCCCACGCCCGCACGGTCGAGCTCGAGGTCGCGGCCGTCGCCGACCGGCTCCGGCTGACCGTTCGCGACGACGGCCGCGGCTTCGAGCCGGACCACTGCCGGAGCGCCGCGCTCGGGCTTCTCAGCATGGAGGAGCGCGCGCTCGCGCTCGGCGGCCGGCTGGAGGTGCGGTCGACGCCGGGACGCGGAACCGTCGTGAGCCTCGAGTGTCCGCTCGGCGCGCCCGCGGCGGCGGACCGCGGCTGA
- a CDS encoding transglycosylase SLT domain-containing protein has protein sequence MAGRTGRRGRRARGRAMAAARRGWLCLAVEVVALGGVALAAAVACLGLGADRFAGVGLWASLLPFAAVAVGFGLALALALRGWVGMRGWVARRAPLGPAVIAAALACGASWYATRPAFQRDLLRLRAAIGGSAEAERMAIAHQVFAAYRRADRRALARMLERARPYEPVVHEAAAAFDVDPEVLMGVGAAESSFLPRDSADGGRGLFQITAPPTEAVAAVGRRLGVATPDPGDPRQNAWLAAATLARYLADMRGDLFLGLLAYNIGPHNGGLRSVMAQYGARDFVTIQPYLQLLPRDYPVRVLSAALAYRLSRTERTLPAYEVGDNAVRIQRVGVPGL, from the coding sequence ATGGCGGGGCGGACGGGACGAAGAGGGCGACGCGCGCGGGGGCGTGCCATGGCCGCGGCGCGCCGGGGGTGGCTGTGCCTCGCCGTGGAGGTCGTGGCGCTCGGCGGCGTCGCGCTCGCGGCCGCGGTCGCGTGCCTCGGGCTGGGAGCGGACCGCTTCGCCGGCGTCGGGCTCTGGGCGAGCCTGCTGCCGTTCGCCGCCGTCGCCGTCGGATTCGGCCTCGCGCTGGCCCTCGCCCTGCGCGGGTGGGTCGGCATGCGCGGGTGGGTCGCGCGCCGCGCGCCGCTCGGGCCCGCGGTCATCGCGGCGGCGCTCGCGTGCGGCGCCTCCTGGTACGCGACCCGGCCCGCGTTCCAGCGCGATCTCCTGCGCCTTCGGGCCGCGATCGGCGGGAGCGCGGAGGCGGAGCGCATGGCGATCGCACACCAGGTGTTCGCGGCATATCGCCGCGCCGACCGCCGCGCCCTCGCGCGCATGCTCGAGCGCGCTCGCCCGTACGAGCCGGTCGTGCACGAGGCCGCCGCGGCCTTCGACGTGGACCCCGAGGTGCTGATGGGAGTCGGAGCGGCCGAATCGTCGTTCCTGCCGCGCGACAGCGCCGACGGAGGCCGCGGCCTCTTCCAGATCACCGCGCCGCCCACCGAGGCAGTCGCGGCGGTGGGGCGGCGTCTCGGCGTCGCGACCCCCGACCCCGGCGATCCGCGCCAGAACGCCTGGCTCGCGGCCGCGACCCTCGCGCGCTACCTCGCCGACATGCGCGGCGACCTCTTCCTCGGTCTCCTCGCCTACAACATCGGTCCCCACAACGGCGGCCTGCGCTCCGTCATGGCCCAGTACGGGGCTCGCGACTTCGTCACCATCCAGCCCTACCTCCAGCTCCTGCCACGCGACTATCCGGTGCGCGTGCTCTCGGCCGCGCTCGCCTACCGGTTGTCCCGCACGGAGCGCACGCTGCCCGCCTACGAGGTCGGTGACAACGCCGTGCGCATCCAGCGGGTCGGCGTCCCGGGTTTGTGA
- a CDS encoding acyl-CoA dehydrogenase family protein — protein MSTTEQESRQVAEQARETEWAGRTFLRELFLGKLSLPLIHPFPLDAATERPEFTRFYQQMETFLREQVDSAAIDQTGEYPEHVIDGLRKLGAFGMKIPTEYGGLGFSVAEYCKVMQLIGSVDNNVSALLSAHQSIGVPQPLKLFGTPEQKKKFLPRCAAGAISAFALTEPHVGSDPASLSTTARREGDDFVLDGEKLWCTDGTLAELLVVMARDPQTKKISAFVVETDSPGVKVEYRCRFMGLKALANGVISFRDVRVPRENLIGEEGKGLRIALTTLNTGRLTLPACCAGIAKQCLKIVRGWANARQQWGLPIWKHEAVGHIIADMAATTFAMDSVWMLAAAMADRGGYDIRLEAAAAKEWNTVRCWEIVDKTLQLRGGRGYETESSLQGRGEHPIPVERMMRDCRINLIFEGSSEIMHLFMAREAVDKHLEVAGAMIDPKNGTREKAAAMPGILRFYAGWYPPLWLRGIGGGSTDVLGWGTLGPHLRFVERSARKLARESFHGMAVYQAKMERKQGFLFRAVDVVMELFAMSATLSRARRMYDEHHPEAEQALELADLFCRSSRRKVNRLFRELWSNDDAVKNKVAANLVGGKHAWLEAGVGDLGLTEAAFQTRSLVALRERLAGGATAGAAG, from the coding sequence ATGAGCACGACCGAGCAGGAGTCACGGCAAGTCGCCGAGCAGGCGCGGGAGACCGAGTGGGCAGGGCGCACGTTCCTGCGCGAGCTCTTCCTCGGTAAGCTCTCGCTGCCGCTCATCCACCCGTTCCCGCTGGATGCCGCCACGGAGCGGCCGGAGTTCACGCGCTTCTATCAGCAGATGGAGACCTTCCTGCGCGAGCAGGTCGACAGCGCGGCGATCGACCAGACGGGTGAGTACCCCGAGCACGTCATCGACGGCCTCCGCAAGCTCGGCGCCTTCGGCATGAAGATCCCCACCGAGTACGGCGGCCTCGGCTTCAGCGTCGCGGAATACTGTAAGGTGATGCAGCTGATCGGCTCGGTCGACAACAACGTGAGCGCGCTGCTCTCGGCGCACCAGTCGATCGGCGTGCCGCAGCCGCTCAAGCTCTTCGGCACGCCGGAGCAGAAGAAGAAATTCCTGCCGCGCTGCGCGGCGGGCGCGATCTCCGCCTTCGCGCTCACCGAGCCGCACGTGGGCTCCGATCCGGCCAGCCTGTCGACGACGGCGCGCCGCGAGGGCGACGATTTCGTCCTGGACGGCGAAAAGCTCTGGTGCACCGACGGCACGCTCGCCGAGCTGCTGGTCGTCATGGCGCGCGATCCGCAGACGAAGAAGATCAGCGCCTTCGTGGTCGAGACCGACTCGCCGGGCGTGAAGGTCGAGTACCGGTGCCGTTTCATGGGCCTGAAGGCGCTCGCCAACGGCGTCATCAGCTTCCGCGACGTGCGCGTGCCGCGCGAGAACCTGATCGGCGAGGAAGGGAAGGGGCTCCGCATCGCGCTCACGACCCTCAACACGGGCCGGCTCACGTTGCCGGCGTGCTGCGCGGGGATCGCGAAGCAGTGCCTCAAGATCGTGCGGGGCTGGGCCAACGCCCGCCAGCAGTGGGGCCTCCCGATCTGGAAGCACGAGGCGGTGGGGCACATCATCGCCGACATGGCCGCGACGACCTTCGCGATGGACTCGGTCTGGATGCTCGCGGCGGCCATGGCCGACCGCGGAGGCTACGACATCCGCCTCGAGGCCGCGGCGGCCAAGGAGTGGAACACGGTGCGCTGCTGGGAGATCGTCGACAAGACGTTGCAGCTGCGCGGCGGACGCGGGTACGAGACGGAAAGCTCCCTCCAGGGCCGCGGCGAGCACCCGATTCCCGTCGAACGGATGATGCGGGATTGCCGCATCAATCTCATCTTCGAGGGGTCGAGCGAGATCATGCACCTGTTCATGGCGCGCGAGGCGGTCGACAAGCACCTGGAGGTCGCCGGCGCCATGATCGATCCAAAGAACGGGACGCGCGAGAAGGCGGCCGCGATGCCCGGCATCCTCCGCTTCTACGCCGGGTGGTACCCGCCGCTCTGGCTGCGGGGCATCGGCGGCGGCTCGACCGACGTGCTCGGCTGGGGAACGCTCGGACCGCACCTGCGGTTCGTCGAGCGCAGCGCGCGAAAGCTCGCGCGCGAGAGCTTCCACGGTATGGCGGTCTATCAGGCCAAGATGGAGCGCAAGCAGGGGTTCCTTTTCCGGGCGGTCGACGTCGTGATGGAGCTCTTCGCGATGTCGGCGACGCTCTCGCGGGCGCGCCGCATGTACGACGAGCACCATCCCGAAGCCGAGCAGGCGCTCGAGCTGGCGGATCTCTTCTGCCGGAGCTCGCGGCGCAAGGTGAACCGGCTCTTCCGCGAGCTCTGGAGCAACGACGACGCGGTGAAGAACAAGGTCGCGGCGAACCTCGTGGGCGGCAAGCACGCGTGGCTCGAAGCCGGGGTGGGCGACTTGGGGCTCACCGAAGCGGCGTTCCAGACGCGCTCCCTCGTGGCGCTCCGCGAGCGTCTCGCGGGAGGCGCGACGGCGGGCGCCGCCGGCTGA